ATGATCCTGTACGCGGGCGGGTCGATCGCGCTGCTGTTCACCGCGGGGTTCATGTTCACGCCGCAGACGAACATCGCGGTGACGGAGTTCTGGCGCTGGTGGGTCGTCCACATGTGGGTCGAGGGCGCCTTCGAGTTCTTCATCGTCGCCGTCGTCGGCATGACGCTGGTGTCGATGAACCTCCTGCGGCGCCGCTCGGCCGAGAAGGCCGTCATGGTCGAGGCGTTGCTCGTGATGGGCACGGGCGTCATCGGCGTCAGCCACCACTACTGGTGGATCGGGATGCCCGACCTGTGGATCCCGATCGGCAGCGTGTTCTCGACGCTTGAGCTGATCCCGCTGGTCGTCATCCTGCTGGAGGCGCTCAACGAGTACCGGGCGCTCGCGACCAGCGGCGAGTCGTTCCCGTACACCCTTCCGTTCATGTTCATCATCGCGTCGGGGCTGTGGAACTTCGTCGGCGCCGGCGTGCTCGGCTTCTTCATCAACCTCCCGCTGATCAACTACTACGAGCACGGCACCTACCTCACGGTCGGGCACGCCCACGCGGCGATGTTCGGCGCGTTCGGCTTCCTCGCCATCGGCATGGCGACGTACGTGCTCCGCTTCACGATCCGCGACTGGAGCGGTCGTCGCCTCCGCTGGGCGTTCTGGCTGTGGAACGTCGGCCTCGCGCTGATGGTGTTCGTCTCGGTGCTCCCGGTCGGCTTCCTCCAACTGGAGGCGGTGTTCACCGGGAGCTACGACGCCGCGCGCTCGCTGGCGTTCTACGGGCGTCCGCTCGTCCAGACGCTGTTCTGGGCGCGCCTCCCCGGTGACACGATGATCATCGCGGGCACGGCGTTGTTCGTGTACGACGTGGCCGCGAAACTCCGCACCCGCCGTGTGGCCGACGACGCCGACAGCGTCGCCACCACCGGCGCGGTGCGGGCGTTCCTGAGCGACGACTGACCGCCACGACGCCTCGCCGTGGCGGGACACCGGGTCCGAGCGCCCCTGCGACGCGCGCTCGACCCGGCCTGCCGGTGAGCACGCCCCTGCGACGACCGGAGTCGGCTCGTCGTGTCGGGGAGCCGACTCGACGCCGGCGGCCGATGTACGGCTTATTTGACCGGCCCAGCGGGAGGGACACCAATGACCGACGCCTTCGCGGACAGGTCGCTCGCCGACCACCGGCGCGCGTTCGAGAAGATCTGGTGGCAGAACCCCGAGCGACAGAACGCGACGTCGTCCTCGTGGTGGTTCTTCCTCCTGTTCCCGGAGGGCGAGGAGGGGTACGGGCCGCGACAGCTCATGTTCTCGGTCGCCGCCTGCGTGGGTGACCAGTCCCGCGTGAACGACCTGCCGCCGGGTGGGATGGACGCCGACCGACCCGTCGCCGACGGCGTCGACCGGTTCGACGCGACGACGGTCGGGTGGGCCGGCGACGAGGACGTGGTCCACGACCACGTCGTCAGGCAGCCGGCGGAGGCGGTGTTGTCCCGCGAGGACCAGCGGCTCGACGCGTGGGCAGAGGGCGACGACGGCACCAGACGCGGAAGCGAACTGACGGCGCTGTCCGACGACGACTCCCTCGGACTGCGGGCCCACGTCGTCGGCGACGACGCCGAGGCGGAGTTCGAGGCGTGGGGCGCCCTCGACTCGAAGATGACCTCGCCCCACACGTCCCTGGACGTGGACACCCCGTTGGGTGGCGCCGAGGTCGTCGCGTGGCGCCGGATGGCGTTCGAGGGGGAGTTCGACCTGCCCGACGGCCCCGAGACGCTGTCGGGGTCGTGTTACTTCCAGCGCGTGTGCTTCGACGTCCCGTTGATGCCGTGGAAGTGGATCTGGGCCGTCTTCCCGGACGGAACCTCCTTCTCGGTGTTGGTGCCGTTCGTCGGCCCACAGTTGTTCCGCCGTGGGTACGGGTTCTCCGCCTCGAGTAGGCTCGAACGACTGACGATCCCCCTCCGCCAGACCGGCTTCTGGAACTGGGGGTCGGGCGAGGGCCACGTCGAGTTCGATCGCATCACCGTCGAGCCGTTGCTCGGCACCGGCGAACACCCCGACTTCGACGTTCGCGTCGAGAACGAGGCGGGCGACTACGTGCGGTTCGTCGCTCGGACGTACGGCCACGCGAGGAACTGGCTCGACCGGCCGCGACTCGGCGGCCGGGTCACCTCGCACTGGAGTTACAACGAGTTCATGTTCCGGATGGCCGGCCTCGCGGGGACCGTCGGCGGCACGCCGATCGACGCCGAGTCGATGGGGACCGGGTTCGGAACGCTGGAGTACAGCACCGGATTCGGGCTGTGAGTCCGCGGCCGGCCCGCCGGTCAGATCGAGGGCACAGTCCCGCCTCCGAGAGGCGAGGCGCAGATCGGTGACCACCCGTGCAGCGGGCGTGAGCGACGCCGCGCTCTGGTGTCGCCGTCTCGGCGCCCGTGAACGTGTTCGTCGCGGTCCCCCGCGATCGAAAACCGCGACGCCGCTTGATGGGGGTCGTGTCCCAACACGCAAACGCGAGGTGCCAACCGATGCCACAAACCCGACGCACGACGCTGAAGGCGATCGGCGCGGGCGCCGGCGGGACCGCGCTCGCCGGATGTTCGGGCCGTGCGCCGACCGATAGCGAGACCGAGACCGCTCGCGAGACGACCGAGCGACAGAGCGGGAAGCCGACGACGAACCGCGTCGCGGCCGACCCCACGGACGTCCCGGATCCGATCGATCGCGACGAGCCGGAGACCGTCGAGGTGGAGTTGACGGCCCAGGAGGTCCGCGCGGAAGTCGAGGACGGCGTCGTGTACGACTACATGACGTTCGACGGGCAGATCCCGGGTCCGATGATCCGCGTCCGTCGGGGGGACACGGTGAAGTTCAACTTGAAGAACGCCTCGTCGAACGCGATGCCGCACAACGTCGACTTCCACGCCGTGTACGGCACCGCCGGCGGCGCGATCGCGACGAACGCCGCCCCCGGCGCGGAGAACGCTATGGAGTTCCAAGCGCGGTACCCCGGCGCCTACATCTACCACTGTGCGGTCCCGAACCTCGACTACCACATCGCGTCGGGCATGTTCGGGATGATCCTCGTCGAACCGGAGGAGGGCCTACCGGAGGTCGACCGCGAGTTCTACTTCGGCCAGCACGAACTGTACACCGACAAGGCCGCCGGCGAGAAGGGGCGCCACAGCTTCGACGTGGAGGCGATGAAGGCGGAGGACCCGACGTACGTCCTCCTCAACGGCCAGAAGTACGCCATCACGCCCGACGGCTTCGGCACCCCCACCGCGAAGACCGGCGAGACCGCTCGCGTGTTCATGGTGACGGGCGGGCCGAACCTCAACAGCAACTTCCACCCCATCGGCAACGTCTGGACGGAGGCGTACCGGGACGGCGGCCTCGCCGGTCGCCCCGAGCAGTACCTCCAGACGGTGAACGTGCCGCCGGGGAGCTGTATGGTCGGCACCCTCGACTTCCCGGTGCCCGAGCACGTGAAGCTCGTCGACCACGCACTGTCGCGGGTCGCCCGCAAGGGGATGATGGGCGTCGTCACCGTCGAGGGCGAGGAGAAGCCCGACGTGTTCGACCCGAGTCCCGACACCCCGGCCCCGGAGGACGAGGAGGGACCGATGTACTGACTCACGCCCGCCCCGGCCATCGACCCGTCCTCGCTCGGCCACGTCGCCACATCCCCACTCGGCCACGTCGCCCCATCCACCTCCCGCCATCTCCCCTCACCTCCTTCCACGCCGCCCGTTCGCCGCGCAGCCGCACCGTCCGTCTTCAGGGGTCGCGGCGCTCGCTCGTCCCGACCGCACCTCTCGCTCCCGCAGCTGAGCGAAGACGTTCGGGGAAGTGCCGACGGACCGGGCGTCCGTACCCGGGATCGATGACCGCGAACGCCGACGCCGCGGCGGAGACGGACCGGGACACAGAGCGCGACGACGGCGAGCGCCACGACACGTCGTGGTCGGCGAAACTGGAGGCGCCGCGCCACGCGGACGACGAGGCGCTCGTGTGCGCGGCGGCGGTCGACGCCGTCGAGCGGACCGCGGACGGCGTCCACGTCAACCTCGTCACTCACGGGGATCTGGGTCACCCCGAGACGTACCTCTACCCGGCGCTGGCAGATCGGTTCGGGGACGACGTGACGTGGCGCTTCGTCGACCGCTGCGGCTGTGGCGGGTACGTCACTCGCGTCACGAAGTAGCGTCGCGGCGGACGCGACCCGGACACCGCCGCCCTCCGACCGCTCTTCTCGTGGCCCGCCCGCGAGGAGGCCCGCGAGCGTCCACGGCGCCTGTTCGACCGTGGCGTGCCCGAGAGTGGGTCAGAACCCCGCGGGAGTCGCCGCGGGGTCGACGCCCCACGGTCCGAGGTCGTCGCCCGCCCCGGATCGGTCGTCGCTCATCCGCCCGCGGCCGACGGCGAGGTCGGCCGCTCGGGGTCGACGCCGAGGGCGTCCTCGGCGAACCGTTTGATCACCTTCCCCTCCGCCCGGTGGAGGCGCTCGCTCGCGGTCGACTTCGCGATCCCCTGCCGCTCGGCGAGCGCGGTCAGCGTCGACTCGCGGGGCGTGTCGTAGTAGCCGGTCTCGATGGCGGCCGTCAGGATCCGTCGCTGGGCGTCGGTGAGCAGGTCCTCGGCGTCGAGCGCGTCGTGGACGTAGTCGACGGTGTAGCCGATGCCTGTCGCCTCCAGCGCCGTCGCCAGCGCCGAGAGCCGCTCGCGCGCCCCCGCGACCGTGAGGTCGGCGACCCCGTCGGCGACGACGATCGGGAACTCGATGGGGATGCGCGCCTCGCGGAGCGGTCCCAACAGCCGCGGGTCGGTCGTCTCGACGCGGAGGACGACCTCGCGGACGTCCTCGGCGGCCCGCTGGATCTCCACCTCGCCGACGCTGTCTGCGGACTCGATGTCGCGGACGACGGCCGGGGCGTCGTCGGCGCGGAGGCTCACCAACGTCACGCCGCGGTCGCCCTCCGTCGACAGCACCGACAGCACGGACAGCCGCGCGTCGGGGTGGTCGCGCGAGACCGCCCCCGGCCACGTGTCGGCGGGCAGCGTCACTCGGAGCTTCGCGCGGGCCACCGTCGCTCACCTCCGGTCGCGCCCGGCGTCGGCGCCGCCGTCGGCGCGGTAGCCGTCGCCGCTCCCCGGGTCGGGACCGAAGTCGTCGCCGAGCACGAGCAACACCAGCCCGAACACGAGCGGCGACAGCGCCGCGGCCAGTCCGCCGCCGGCGAGCAGGTATGCGGGTGCCTCGCCCGCGCCGCCGCCGCTCCCGCCGTCGGCGGCCCCCGCGGCCGTCGTGTTCGTCGACTCGGCGGTCGCCGTCGTGTCGGTGCTGGTGTCGGTGCCGCCGGCCTCGCCGCCCGCGTCGCCCGTTTCCCCGCCGCCGTCGCCGCCGTCGCCGCCGACCTCGGCGTCGCCGACGACGACGGCGCCTTTCATCCCCATCGCCTTGTGTGGGGTGCAGGCGTAGCGGTAGACGCCCGCCTCCTCGAACGTGTACTCGAACGTGTGACCGGCCTCGCCGACGAGGTCCGTCTCGAAGGCGCCGCCCTCGGCGACGACGTTGTGCGACCCACCGTTACCGGTCCACTCCCACGTGACGGTCGTTCCGGGGTCGACGCGCACCGCGGCGGGACCGAACCCGAACGCGCCGCCGTTCGCCTCCGATCCGACCTCGACGGTGACCGACCCACTCCCCGTCTCGTCGACGACGCCGTCGTAGTTCCCCGTGTTCGAGAACCACTCGGCCAGCCCACCGCCGGACTGCGCCGCCGCTGGCGTCGCCGCCGCGCCGCCTGCCGCTGCCGCTCCGGTCGCCAGCGCCGTTCGGAGTACGGTCCGTCGCGTCGCCGATGGTGTTCGGGAGTTCGACATACATGTTCGGCTTGTGGCTGCCCAGAAAAGGGAGGGACAGCCGAGTCCCAGTCGCTGGGAACCGCTCGCGACCGGTCCCCGTGTCCCGGTCGCCGTCGTCGGCCACGACTTTTCGGCAAGCCTAAAAGCCGCCTCCACTATCGGCGAGTATGCACGAACGCGGCTACACCCTCGACGACGTGAGCGTCGTCATGGGTGCGTACAACGAGGCCGAGGCGATCGGCCCGGTGCTCGACGACATCGACACGGCGACCGACGGCCGAGCGGAGGTCGTCGTCGTGGACAGCTCCGACGACGGCACCGCGGAGATCGCCCGCGAGCGGGGTGCCCGCGTGGTTCCCCAACCCCCGAGCGGCTACGGCGCCGCGGTGCGACGGGCGCTGTACGAGGCGAGCAACCCGGTTCGGATCACGACCGACTGCGACGGCACCTACCCGATGGAGCGCATCCCGGACTTCCTCGCGTTGATCGACGAGGGGTACGACGTGGTGAGCGGGGACCGACTGTACCACGGCGCCGAGACGATGCCGGCGATGAACCGCCTCGGCAACAAGCTGTTCGCGGCGACCGCGAGCGTCCTCGGCGGCCACACGCTCCACGACGTGACGACCGGGATGCGCGCGTACCACGAGGACGTGATCGAGTCGATCCGGTGGACCGAGAACACCGGCTTGTCCGCGGAACTGCTCATCCGCCCGGCGATGCGCGGCTACCGGATCCGGCAGGAGCCGATCGCCTACGACGAACGCCTCGGCGAGACGAAACTCGACCCCTTCTCGGGGGGTGCCGAGATCGGGAAGTCGATCCTCAAGTGCTGCATCGAGGAACGCCTCGGGATCGGCCGCTGACGACGACCGATCACCGGTTCGACGGTATCCGGGATCCACACGACCGCCGTCGGTAGCGAACCGATACGAACCGATAGGCACGGTGCTGTCGGAGATCGAATAGGTGTCGGACGTGTCACTACACGCCATCGAAGACCTCGACGACGCGTACCGTGCGACGAGAGCGCTGCTGTTGCCGATCGACCGGTCGCTGTGGGTCAGGCTGGCGGTCGTGGTGTTGTTCGTCGGGGGACCGAGCCTCGGGTTCAACGGGGCACAAAGCTCCGTCCCGGTGGACTCGGGCGGCCCCGGCGAGCCGTTCCCGGCGACGCCGCCCGTCGGCGCGGAAGTGTGGGCGGTCGTCGCGACGGTCGTCGCGGCGGCGGTGCTGATCGGACTGGCGCTGTTGTTCGTCGGCTCCGTGATGGAGTTCGTGCTGATCGAGGCGGTCCGGAACGAGGACGCGAGGATCGGGACGTACTGGCGCCGCCGGTGGCGACAGGGGCTGCGGCTGTTCGGCTTCCGACTGGTGATCGGCGTGCTCACGCTCGGGAGCGCCGCCGTGATCGCCGGGCTGGTGCTCCTCCCGGTGGTCGTGGGCGGCGGCACCGACCCCGCCGCGGGGCTGTCGGTGGTGGCGCTGCTGTTGCTCGTGCCCGTCGTGGTCGCGCTGGCGGTCGTCTCCGGGCTGGTCTCGGGGTTCACGACGACGTTCGTGGTGCCGGTGATGGTCCGGGAGGAACGGACGGTGCTGGGCGCGTGGGGTCGGCTGTGGCCGACGATCACGGCCCACCCGTGGCAGTACCTCGCGTTCGTCGTCGTCAGCGTGTTGGTGAACCTCGTGTTGGGGATCCTCCTCGGGATCGCGGTCGCCTTCGCGGCTATCCTCCTGTTGATCCCGTTCGGACTGATCGGCGGCATCGGCGTGTTGCTGTTCTCGGCGGTGGAATCCCTCGGGATCGCCGTGATCGTCGTGACGGCGTTGCTGTTCGCGCTCGCGCTGCTGGTCGCGAGCGCGCTCCTCCAAGTGCCGGTCGTGGTCTACCTCCGCTACTACGCGCTGCTCGTGTTGGGCGACGTCGAGGCGTCGCTCGATTTGATCCCCGAGCGACGCGCCGCGGTGCGCGCCGACGGCGGCGCGGCGGGGACGGACGCGACAGGGTCCGACGCGGCCGCAACGGACACGACCGGATCGGACGAGGAGGTGTCCGACGGGACCGCCGACGGAGCGGTCGACGACGACGCCGGCGACGACGACGTCGGCGACGCCCGCAGCGACGACGCCGAGGGGGACGGCGACGACGACGAGCGCCCGGGGTGACTCCGCCCGGTGCTCACGCGACGACGACGGCGAGCGAGACGCCGACGAAGACGACGTGTGTCGCGGCGTGGCCCACCATCGCCGCCTCCAGACTGTGGCGCCAGAACAGCCAGCCGTAGGCGACCCCGGCCGCGGCGTTGCCGACGACGACGAACGCGACCACGCTCGGCGTCAGTTCCCCGTAGAGCGTCTGTGCCGCCGGGATGTGGCCCACTCCGAACAACACCGCGGAGACGAGGATCGCCGTCCACGCCACGCCGGCCGAGAGCACGCCCCGCTCCCCGTCGTTCGCGTGCCACAGAACGGCCGCGACCGCCGACATGACCCCCCATCGCAGGAGGAGTTCCTCGGTGATCCCGCCGTAGAGGATCCGCAACGGCACCCCCGACAGCACGGCCGCGACGGAGGCGCCGTCGCCCGAGACGGCGCCGTCGGTCCCGAGCAGCGCGGCCGCCGCCAGGAGCACGACGCCCGCGAGCGCGCCCAGCCCCACGGCCGGGCGGAGTTCCGCACCGAACCCGGCCCACGCCGCCGGGTCGCCGTCCGCGCGGTCGCGGACCCGCGACCGGAGTGCGACCCGCGGGGCGGCGACGAGACCGACCGCGACGGCGGTCGCGAGCAGGAGGGCCGGCTGGACGGACACGAGGACGAGGAGCAGCGCGGGCGACAGCGAGGCGACCGGCTCGGGAAGCCCGCCCCCGAACACCGCGGTCGCGCTCGCGGCGACGACTCCCGTCGTCCCCAGTCCGAACAGCGCGGCGAACCGGCGCAGGCCGCCCCGTGTGGGGCGCAGCGACGCGAGCGACTCGCCGACCGTCATCCCGCCACGGGTGTGTCGCCCGGCTGTGTGCCGTCGCCGCCGACCTCGGTGCCGGGCGGTCCCGTTCCGGTCCCGCGGCGCGACGGCTCGGGCGTTCCGTGCGGCTCGGACCGCTCGGGCGGACGGACGGGCGGTGTCACGGTCGCCCCCTCACTGGGCGACGTACCCACCGTCGACCGGGAGCGCCGTCCCGGTGACGAACGAGGCGCCGTCCGAGCACAGCCACACGACCGCGTCGGCGACCTCCGAGGGCTGGCCCATCCGCTTCATCGCCTGCGGGGCGACGACCGCCTCGGCGGCCGCGTCGTCGCCGCCGGTGAACCGCTCGATCATCGGCGTGTCGATCACGCCGGGACACACCGCGTTGACGCGGATCCCGTCCTCGGCGGTCTCGACGGCGACCGAGCGGGTCAGCCCGACGACGCCGTGTTTGGCCGCGTAGTACGGGGTGAGGTCGGCCGCGCCCACCAGCCCCGCGACGGACGCGGTGTTGACGACGGCGCCGCCGCCGCGCTCGCGCAGCGCGGGCACCTCGTGTTTGAGCGCGTAGTACATCCCCGTCAGGTTCACCCCGATCACCCGGTCCCAGTTCTCGGTCGACTGTTCGTCGACGGGCGCCGCGTCGCCCTCGATGCCGGCGTTGTTGTGGGCGATGTCCAGCCCGCCGAACTCGTCGGTCACCGACTCGACCAACCGTTCGACGCTGTCCTCGTCGCTCACGTCGACCGCGAAGAACGCGGCCTCGCCGCCGGCCTCGCGGATCGCTGCCGCGGTGTCGGCGCCCGCGTCCTCGTCGACGTCGGCGACCGCGACCTTCGCGCCGTGGTCGGCGAAGCGCATCGCCGTCGCACGTCCGATACCCGACCCCCCGCCCGTCACGACCGCGACCTCGTCGGCTAGTCCGTTCATAGGTGTCCACGTGGCTGTCGCCACCGCTCCGTCTACGGGCGAGGGCGGGATAGCGGTAGTTACGGATCGGTGGCAGATTGTCGAACCGACGCGACCCCGGCGGTCCCGAGCCGCGACGGCCGGGCGGTCGCCGTCCCGACCGCCACGTCGACGCCGCGGTCCGGCGGCGGCTCCCCGACCCCCTGCGGGACACACCGCGTCGGCACCGGACACCGCTCGACCGTCGGCGACAGCGCCCGCAGCGAGCCGTCGCCCTCGCGTGCGACCGGGAACACGACCTGGTAACTGTACCCCGTCGACGGTCCCGTCGCGACGTACACTTCCAGGTGGACCTCGTCGTCGGCGTCGAGCGCGACGGTGCCGTCCTCCTGTCCGCTCGGCCTGAGTTCCGGGCCGGTGACGGTCACGGCGTCCCCCTCGGCGACCGCCCGGAGCGTCAGCGGCCCGGCGTCGTCGGTCGCGACGAGGTACGCAGACCCCTCGTCGGTCGTCACGCGGACGGTGGTGCTCTCGGTGTCGGCGGGCCGCCCGAGCGTCGCCGCGACGACGACCCGGTCGCCCGACACGCGCTCGACGGGGACGACCGCGCCCTCGACGGTCGAGTCGTCGGTCGGCGACCACGAGCCGGTGTGGACGTAGCGGTACAGGTCGCGCTCGGCGAACGCCTCGCTCACCGCCAACTCCCGGGTGTCGCCGAGGGCGTACACCGTGTCGCCGCCGTACCCGGCGTCGTTCCGCAGCGTCTGGAACGGGTGGTTCAGCCACGGCCCGTACGGCGTCGGGAGGAACACGACCGCGTCGTCGGGGGCGCCGCCGTTCGCGAGCGGGCCGTAGCCGGCCCGGAGTTCCTCGGTGACCGCGGCGTTGCGCTCGACCGTGTCGTCGACCGCGCCCGCAGCGGCGACGCCGCCGACGCCGGCCGCGAGGAGGACCATCGCCGCCACGACCGTCCGGGCGTGTCGACCCCCGATCCGGTCGCGGCGGGCCGCGAGCGACCGGGTCGCCGACGCGAGTGCGTCGACACCGGCGACGCACGCGACCGCCGCGAACACCGCCGTCGGGACGATCAGGTCGAAGTGGTAGTACGGCCCGAGGTAGTAGATCAGCCCGTCCGTCGACACCTCGAGCGCGCCGAGGACGTTGAAGTTCCCCCAGAAGGCGACGTTGCCGCCGGCGACGGTCGCGACCGTCGTCGCGAGCAGCCCCCGGCGGATGCGGGCGTCCGGCGTCGCCGCCGCGTCGCTCCACCGGCCGATCCGGCCCGGGAGGCGGTCGCCGGCGAGCGCGACCGCGACGCCGACCGCGGCGACGGCGGCGCCCAGCGACCCCGCGACGACCCAGTCGGTCACGAGCGTCTCCAGCACGAGGCGGTTCGCCTCCAGCGCCAACTCGGGCGTGTAGTCGACCTCGTGGCCGAGGATGGCGCGCTCGCCGAAGCCGACGCCGTCCTCCGGGGCGAACGCCAGATACGGGAACACCAGCGGGTCGCCCGTGACGACGGCGTTGTACCCCAACGCCGCGACGACGCCCGCGGTCCCGCCGGTCGCCGTGATCAGTCGCCGGCGGAACAGCCCGCGGGCGTCCTCACCCCCGGCGCCTCCGCCGAACGGGACGCGCCACGCGCCCGAGGCGCCGAGCGTCGCGACCGCGTGGAGCACGAACGGGAGCGCGAACAGGACGGCGGTGTACGGCCGTGCGAAGAAGGCGAGTCCGACCGCGACCCCCGCCAGTGCCGCGTCGCGGCCGCTCGCCCGTCGTTCGCTCCGGAGGTACCACACCGCGAAGGCGACGTTCAGCGCCGCCGTCAGCATGTACGGGAGGAAGACGCCGGCGTGGACGACGAACAGCGGCGTCGCGAGCAGGAGGACGCCGGCGAGGGCGCCGACGCGGGCGTCGAACAGCTCCCGGCCGAGCGCGACCGTGCCGGCGACCAGTCCGGCGGCGATGCCGGCGAGCGCCACCGGGTAGCCGCCGAGGAGCTTCCCGAGCGCGAACACGGCCGCCGGCACCGGCGCGTACTTCGAGTACAGCCCCGCCGGCCCGTCGACGAAGAACCACGGCCGGAACGCCGCCGGCACCGGCGGCCGGAGGTAGAGCTTCCCGTGCAACAGCAGCTCCGCTTGCTGGAGATACACCCCCTCGTCGTGGTTCAGCGACCGGAACGGGAACAGGTCGCCGGCGGCGACGAGCGCGACGACGGCGCCCGCGAGCGCGAGAACCGCCGCGGCGACCCGGCCCGCGTCGGCGGCCGCGACCCTCGCAGGGAGCGCCGCGCGGACGGACTCGGCGGTAGTCTGGTCGGCGCTCCGACCCCCGCCGCGGTCGTCGCCCGCGGGCGACCCACCGGACATCTACCGTGCGGGGTACCACGCGAGCGCGTGGTCGGCGACGAGCGTCACCGCGACCGGCTCGCCGACGTCGAACTCCTCGGTGTGGTTGTGGAGACACCGGAGGACGGTGCCGTCGTGGAGCTTCACGTGGTAGACGAACGACGGGCCGGTGTACTGACGGCGGATCACTTCGCCGTCGGCGTCGCCCTCGGCCACCGGCGTCGCGCGGAGGTCGTCGGGCCGCACGAGCACGTCGACGTGGCTGCCGACGTAGCCGTCGCCAAGTCCCGTCAGCAGGTCGCGGTCGTAGGCGCCGACGACGGTCTCGATGCCGTCCTCGGCGACGCGGGCGGGGAGGAAGCTCGCCTGCCCGAGGAAGGAGGCGACGAACCGGGAGGTCGGGTGTTCGAACACCTCGCCTGGGTCGCCCACCTGCTCGACGGTGCCGTCGTTGACGACGGCGACCCGGTCGGAGATGGACAGCGCCTCCTCCTGGTCGTGGGTGACGGAGACGGCGGTGACGCCCGCCTCGTCGAGGATGCGCTTCACCTCCTCGCGCATCCGCACGCGGAGGCTCACGTCGAGGTTCGAGAACGGCTCGTCGAGCAACAGTACGTCCGGTTCCGGCGCCAGCGAGCGCGCCAGCGCGACGCGTTGGCGCTGGCCGCCGGACAGGTCCGCCGGCGAGCGGTCGCCGTAGTCGGCCAGCCCCACCAGATCGAGCAGGTCGGCGACGCGCTCGGCCGCCGCCTCCGAGTCGGGGTCGTCCAGCCCGAAGGCGACGTTCTCCGCGACCGTGAGGTGGGGGAACAGCGC
The sequence above is a segment of the Halobaculum lipolyticum genome. Coding sequences within it:
- a CDS encoding ABC transporter ATP-binding protein, whose protein sequence is MTDDPHPTQEATETERAGGDAPDGTDAATDGGAAVGTPGADASGGSDDAADGEPVVDGTDAGAATDGAAAAGEPVLQLRDVIKRFGSETAVSGLDLTVHEGELLTLLGPSGCGKTTTLRMIAGLETPTEGTIAVGGDVVAGDGAATPPEDRDVGLVFQEFALFPHLTVAENVAFGLDDPDSEAAAERVADLLDLVGLADYGDRSPADLSGGQRQRVALARSLAPEPDVLLLDEPFSNLDVSLRVRMREEVKRILDEAGVTAVSVTHDQEEALSISDRVAVVNDGTVEQVGDPGEVFEHPTSRFVASFLGQASFLPARVAEDGIETVVGAYDRDLLTGLGDGYVGSHVDVLVRPDDLRATPVAEGDADGEVIRRQYTGPSFVYHVKLHDGTVLRCLHNHTEEFDVGEPVAVTLVADHALAWYPAR